The genomic stretch CAGGAAGGCGAACAACTTGCCCGTCTGTCCCATCCGCTCCAAGAAGCGCTCTTCCTGCTCAGACACCTGCTGCGGGGGTGTCCACCGCACGATCCCCATGGTTTCCTCCCGTCCTGACGACGTATCAGGTAGGGGGCCACCAGATCAGAGCCTGACCCTCTCTCTCGATCCTCCTCGTAACTGCCTGAAATCACTCCGGCTCAAACGGATCGGTGCTCTAGCTGGGCCTGAGTTCGCAGAATTCGTCTCGGCCACCCTCTTCGGACGGCCCCGGAGTGCACCGTCGGCCGAAGAGCCCTACCGGCCGAAAGCCGGGTGGGCAGAAAGGCCACAAGGGCCACAGCCGGGCCCTGGTCAGTCCCGAGCGGGTGCACGAGCGCAAGGAGTTGAAGCCCACCGAATGTCGCAAGTGCCACAGCGCGCTGGAGGGAGAGGACAGTCGGCCGCGGCGTCACCAAGTGGTGGAGGTGCCACCGTTAGCGGCCCACATCACCGAGTACCGGTTGCACCGGCTGAAGTGCGCCCAGTGTGGAGTCAGGACTCGAGCGCAGTTACCGGCCGGGGTGCCCAGTGGCTGCTTTGGCCCCAACCTGTCGGCCCTGCTGGTGTTTCTGACGGGGCGCATGAGGCTGTCCAAGCGCGAGGCCCGAGAATTCCTCGTGGAAGCCCTGGCGGTGAGCGTCTCGGTGGGCAGTATCAGTGCCGTGGAAGCACGGGCCAGCGCGGCCCTGGGCGGTGTGTACCAGCAGGCGGAGAGCTTCGTGCGCACCCAGCCATGGGTGCACATGGACGAGACAGGCTGGAGGCAAGCACGGCTGCGTGCATGGCTGTGGGTGAGG from Stigmatella aurantiaca encodes the following:
- the tnpC gene encoding IS66 family transposase — encoded protein: MSSQNSSRPPSSDGPGVHRRPKSPTGRKPGGQKGHKGHSRALVSPERVHERKELKPTECRKCHSALEGEDSRPRRHQVVEVPPLAAHITEYRLHRLKCAQCGVRTRAQLPAGVPSGCFGPNLSALLVFLTGRMRLSKREAREFLVEALAVSVSVGSISAVEARASAALGGVYQQAESFVRTQPWVHMDETGWRQARLRAWLWVRATRKVSVFRVAPTRSKSEAQEQLGPAFAGVAITDRFAGYSWMDSRQRQLCWAHLLRDFEALSQDEGLAGLVGRGLKAQAWALFASWQRYQRGHLNAWNYGRKLSPVKKRVLGLLRLGAALAPSRPSRQCAALLKLWPALWRFTRLEGVEP